TAAAATCTCTCCTTTCCTGGAAACGTTAAAGAACAAGCGGCCCGCTGATTAGCGGGCCGCTTGTTTGTGTGAATTAAGAACCTAGCAGAAGGTCTTCAGGGTTTTCAAGCAACTCTTTAACCATCTTCAAGAATCCTACTGAATCTTTACCATCAATTACACGGTGGTCATAAGAAAGTGCTACATACATCATCGGACGAATTTCAATGTTGTCGCCAACAGCTACTGGACGCTTTTGAATAGTATGCATACCTAAGATTCCTACTTGAGTACCGTTAAGGATTGGAGTAGACAATAGTGATCCGAATACTCCTCCGTTTGTAATTGTGAATGAACCGCCTGTCATATCAGCAATTGTCAATTTGTTGTCGCGTGCTTTTTTCGCGAGCTCACCGATAGATGCTTCAATTTCAGCGAAGTTCTTACGGTCTGCGTCCACAACGTTTGGTACAACCAATCCGCCTTCAGTAGATACAGCAATACCGATATCGAAGTAGTTCTTCAATAGAATTTCATCGCCGTCGATTTCAGCGTTAACGTATGGGTATTTCTTCAATGCAGCAACTACTGCTTTCGTGAAGAACGACATGAAGCCCAGACGTACATCGTTTTGCTCGAAGAACTGATCTTTTTTGCGTGAACGAAGTGCCATTACGTTTGTCATATCGATTTCGTTAAACGTTGTAAGCATTGCAGTGGATTGCTTTACTTCAAGCAAACGCTTTGCGATTGTCTGACGGCGGCGAGTCATTTTCTGACGAGTGATACGGCCGTCATCTTTTGCTTCTGCTGCAGCCGGTGCAGCTTTAGGTGCTGCAGGAGCCGGAGCGCTACCGTGTGCAGCTACGTCTTGCGCGCGTACACGGCCCATCGGATCAACCGGTGATACGTCTGCAAGATTAATGCCCTTTTCACGTGCAAGCTTACGTGCTGCCGGACTTG
The Sporosarcina sp. P33 genome window above contains:
- the odhB gene encoding 2-oxoglutarate dehydrogenase complex dihydrolipoyllysine-residue succinyltransferase, producing the protein MAEIRVPELAESITEGTIAKWLKQPGENVDKGEFIVELETDKVNVEVISEEAGVLSELLAAEGDTVEVGQVIAIVGEGSGAPAQQAPQAAEAAPAPAQKEEAPAPAAAAAEETTSSDRTIASPAARKLAREKGINLADVSPVDPMGRVRAQDVAAHGSAPAPAAPKAAPAAAEAKDDGRITRQKMTRRRQTIAKRLLEVKQSTAMLTTFNEIDMTNVMALRSRKKDQFFEQNDVRLGFMSFFTKAVVAALKKYPYVNAEIDGDEILLKNYFDIGIAVSTEGGLVVPNVVDADRKNFAEIEASIGELAKKARDNKLTIADMTGGSFTITNGGVFGSLLSTPILNGTQVGILGMHTIQKRPVAVGDNIEIRPMMYVALSYDHRVIDGKDSVGFLKMVKELLENPEDLLLGS